One Streptomyces puniciscabiei DNA window includes the following coding sequences:
- a CDS encoding Lrp/AsnC family transcriptional regulator, with product MVTHMFTEGGRWRIAALDPAQRAQLTGPPPARTPVDPGEITPFDRALITRIAHDGRAPYRALASDLGVSLNTAKRRTGQLTRRGLLRFRCDFAPSAAGPSRPPSGPESRPPISPRSATPSSACPRPATAPPSAALTTSW from the coding sequence ATGGTCACCCACATGTTCACCGAGGGCGGCCGGTGGCGCATCGCCGCCCTGGACCCCGCCCAGCGTGCTCAGCTGACCGGCCCGCCCCCGGCCCGGACCCCTGTCGACCCGGGCGAGATCACGCCCTTCGACCGCGCCCTCATCACCCGGATCGCCCACGACGGCCGCGCGCCCTACCGGGCCCTGGCGAGTGACCTCGGCGTCAGCCTCAACACCGCAAAACGCCGCACCGGACAGCTCACCCGACGCGGCCTGCTGCGGTTCCGCTGCGACTTCGCCCCCTCGGCGGCCGGCCCGTCGCGGCCACCCTCTGGGCCAGAGTCCCGCCCGCCGATCTCCCCGAGATCGGCCACGCCCTCGTCCGCCTGCCCGAGACCCGCAACTGCGCCGCCGTCAGCGGCCCTCACGACGAGTTGGTGA